In Lycium ferocissimum isolate CSIRO_LF1 chromosome 3, AGI_CSIRO_Lferr_CH_V1, whole genome shotgun sequence, the genomic window TTGTATACTTCTCTGTGCCGCGCTTCGATGACCAAGGCCAAAGATGTGTGTGGATTCATTTCCTTGTTGCAGGTACGTGACCTttaaaattatatgattttatttggttgtcTTATCTGATAGTTATAAGCTTtctatttttctaattttttttaataggttTGGGCTTGGGAGCGAATTATACCGATGCAATCACCACCCAGGGCTCTTCAGCCACACACGGCTCTTGCACGAAAGTGGACTCATCGTAAAGTCTGTGAAAATGAGGCACGTGATGTGCTAGCCATAAGTAGGGATGTATTGGACAACCTAACAGATGGTCaggtattttatcataattatggtTGTTATTGGCGTTTTGATATAACAGTTAGGGTTATGTgtaatttgtttattttattatcatgtcattttatgttctttctatCATAGTTTGTGTGGCAACCTTATTCAGAGGCCATCATTAATGGTCTCCCCTAGTGGTGTCTGCGTGGAAGAGGTATTTGGATGGCGCAGGTACCCCTTAATTGTGGAATCTATCGTGAGTGGCACATGATAGACTGCGTTCTCAGACAGTTTGGTAGGAAGCAACATATTCTGGGACCATGGGTTGAGATTGATCCTTTTCATTACAAACGTGACAAGCGGTATGCTATAAAAGAGGAAGATCAACAAAATTTTATGCAGACGGACTATTTATGGGCTAATCGTCGACGAAGGGTAATTCTTGCCGAGTATCTAACTGAAGACCCAGAGGCACTATCAGAATACTCTTGTTGGTATCGACGTCACTCACGTACTTTCATAGGAAATCCCGGGAACATTGTGGACAGAGAATACCAACACATGGCAGGCAGGCATCAGGCACTAGTACGTACATTACATTGCATTAGATGTTTGATGCCTTTATATGTGTCTTAGACCACTGCCAaatcttataattttttttaggctTTAGGACATCAAGAATCGTACATGTTAGCTCACAAGACTATCCAAGATCCAACCATGTCTAATGAAATGAAGGAATTATCAGAGAAGTTTAGCCACATTAATACAGAGCCATATTGACTCAGCTCACACAAATTGTGAGCAACAGCGATGTAGCTAATGATCAATCAGATGAGTCAGATAGTGGTATCCCATTAGATCACGAAGAAATAGACGATGATAACTCATCTGATGATGATGGCCATTCTTATGAAGACGTTACTGCCCGAAGTGATGGTAACGCTAGCTATCATTCTAATGCGATTGGATAACACAGAAGAAGGCCCAAATGATTTTGCCTTCATGAGAGATGACAGTCCAGTTCGACCTGCACTTTGGGATCGTAAAAAAACCTGAATTTATCAATTCAGGTTAGTATGGTGGCAATGAATATTCATTTTGTTTGTTGGCCCATTTTTAGGGGGTTGATAATTTTCCTTGTATTATGCAATTAGGTATGTTATTTCAGAACAAGCAGGAAATGAAAGGCGCAGTGAGACTATATTgtctcaaagaaaagaaagagttcaTTTGTGATCAGTCCAAAGGTAAATTTTGGAAGGTTATTTGCAAGTGTCATATGTTGGGATGTGAGTGGATGATCCGttttagagaaatttcaagTGGTATGTGGAAGGCAGGCAAAATGGTTCTCCAACACAGTTGTCTAACAGATAATTACAGGAAGGATTATTCCAATTTGAACAGTCACCTGGTTGCTACTAGGTTAATACCATATATTATGGTCAATCCATACATCAGTATTAAGTCGGttcaggaaaaaataaaagggttGCATACGTTTATTCCTAGTTGTAGAAAAGCACAAAAGGGGCATAAGAAAGCTATTGAAATGGTATTTGGAGATTTTGAAAGCCCTTTCAAGACATTGCCCCGATACATGGCTACCCTACAATATTTCAATCCGGGAACCGTTGTTGAGTGGGAGCACCAGTTAACTACAATGCAAGGCGAACACatcttcatatttcttttctgggCTTATAAACCAAGCATCGATGGATTCAAAAATTGCAGGCCGGTCATCTCAATAGACCGCACTCGCCTGTATGGTAAGTATGAGATGAAACTGTTAATTCTTTGTTGGAATTAATGCGAACAATAATATTTTTCCATTTGCATATACTATTGTTGCACGTGAGAGCTTTGAGTCTTGGACGTGGTTCCTTGTGTTGTTATGGAGACATGTTGTTTATGGAGACATGTTGTTTGTGGGAGACAAGGAATTGGACTTATTTCTGATCGTTATCAGGGCATCTTGCAATGTGTCCAAACACATGATATGATTGGTTACAACCACCATCCACACACCATAAGTTTTGTGTTCTGCATTTGAaaagaaactttaataaaaaGTTCCTCAACAGTGACTTTGAGCAGCTAATGTGATTGGCGGCTACAAAGCACCAGAAGAAGAAGTATTAAATGAGGATGGAACAAATCAAAAGATTCTCACCTCCAGCGCATCTACGGTTAAATAATCTTTCGGAGGAGAAATGAACATTGATTAAGGACAACGGTCATAGGTGGGGGGCTATAACAACGAATGTCTCCGAGTCTTACAACGGTTTATTGAAGAAAGCTTGTGGATTGCCTATTACTGCATGGTCCGTTATACgtttaaaaatcttgttgatcGGTTTGTTGAGAGAAGCACCCTTCTTTGCTTTGTTATAGCGGATAAAAAATTTTGGCCACTCGCTgttgaaaagaagtttgatgaatacTGGGAGAGGCCCCTAAAGCACACTGACATGAAGCAATACAATGCAGCTGGAGGGGTCTTTGAGATTCAGACATTTGCACACGACGGTAAGGGTGGAAATATCCGTAAAGTCTCTACCAAAGGGAAAAAATGTTCGTGTGGGAAGTGGAGAAACTACCATATGCCATGTTCACATGCCATTAAATTTTGTGATATCCGCGGAATTCAGCCAAAGACCTATGTTAGCAAGTACTACAGTTACAAGTATTACAAGCAAACGTACAGTGGACGTTTTTCACCGTTGGGTGATTAGGCATATTGGCCACCTTCTCCCTTCAGTTTAATTGCAAACACTGAATACGAGCGAACTTCAAGAGCGCAGAGTACAACTAGAAGGAGGAAAGAAATGGATATAGCTCCTACTCGCATGGCTAGGAAGTGTAGTACGTGCAAGCAAACAGGTCATAACAAGAATCACTGCCCCGACAGAAATCAATAGTTGTTGCTGCttgttggtttttatgttttttttcctAAGCTGTACGATCGttgtttccttatgtaatcttcCAAGAATATATAATATGTCTCGTGCTATTTAATAACGTATTTAATTTAACATTTACTATTCGGAtaatgtgtgacgtttatttaactgatattttagtatttttttttaatattttcacatatatcacacatttttaattatttgagttagaatatttgtttgagttaattattatatgacttgtggcgtatgtttgagttaaaaaataaaaaatcactgaattttttattttataaaaaaaccaGTCAGATATGATTTAAATCTGGCCAACATTTTACAAATATTGATTTTGTAAGACGTTAGCAACCAACGTTttacttgtatttttttttttttgtttagtacCATTCTGACAGgggtgatattttttttttttttgggtataatGTTGCCCCATCCACGATATATCCCTTTTGGTGTATCGTGGAACGAACAACCCCATTTGGTTTATTTTGGACATTTTAATGccatttaggctccggactcagttttttttcttcgttttgttaactttatttattttattttttaatttattttacttCTTTTAGTAGATACACAAAGACGTTGTCGATATGATTGGTATGACGGTATAATCTTGAAGATTGTGTACTTGTTATAATATAGGGAAATGTGTCAAAAATGTCCCTTAATTATGGAAAATAAAACAATTTTACCCGTTATTTAAATTTGACCCTAAATATGCCCCTATCATTATGAAATGACTTAGATTTGCCCTCAAATATGTGAAATAGAACAAATTTGTCCACCGTTTGAATCCGGTCCCACATATTCCTTATCATTGAAGAACTTGCTCAAATCTGCCTCTCAGAACAAATGAAATTCACttttttcgttcaactattaTTTAGGTCAAAgatttgtatttttcaaaacatcgagaggaaaataaaaagaagaaaataaaataaacgaAAAAAGAATATgtagattttttaaaaataaaacaaatacaCATCAAAGAGATAGAAAATATTTCtcccagtgttttaaaaggcagttcAGGGCTCGCCCCGAGGTGGGGCACTGGCAAAATGCCCCGAGGCTTACGTGCGGGGCTTAGTTCCTGTGAGGCTTACGCCTCAAGTGCCCGACTGTACGCCCTAAACACGCCTAACGCCCACCAGTCGGGGCTCGCCTAacagttcttacacaaattatatgttaaattctTTAATTAGAATCGTTGACTCTTATAATTCTTTAACAAAATGAATGATACttaatagtttttcatctatagaaataagaaaattgggtgtaactcaaataacaagtcgTAGTATTGCATACATTTGAGAACATCGTGAGGGTGAATAtcactttatatttctttttaaaatacatAACCGAATTGtacatttttacttgtcactgGTCTTTTATCCTGTGTATCAAAactatcatattttattatttcgctatttgaaagtgattttatttttatgcatgaaGGAGTTtcgttttaattataatattgtgataaaatgaatagtatgatagcaatattgttttaagaaattgtgatttttttcattctttgaaagttaagatgttatAGTTGATTTACATTtcataatagcttttatttcattgtattgtttatacttgtaaaattatattatatataattacaagttgtaAGTGGCGTATAAGGGATTGctttgattagtttttttttgaggatcaagcattatatatatatatatatatatatatatatatatatatatatatatatatatatatatatatcttttatttttatgtaattttacctatttaaaagtatttattataattatattattttatgaaatactacAAATTAAAtacccatggggcttacgcctcgcTGAGGTATATGCAAAACGCCCTGCCTTACGcccccgccttttaaaacattgattTCCCCAAACATTCCTTTTTGCTCAAGGGATGAGACATGAGTAATAGTCTTTTGAAGATCAAAACTTCTTCTTCACGTAAATGTGATCAAATGCATAATTCCACTTTAATAGGAATAAAATTGATACTTTACTAATTTTTACTTTCCTTTTGGATACAACAATGGCAATTTCTTCAATAAgactaattttttcttttgttaagtGTGCATAATAGCTCCTTTCAATTTCTTCATAtactttcaattatttttcacaTATTTAAGAATtccaattcaaataaaaatatctgTTCGAATCAAATGGGTTCACGTAGTACtccttctgtttcaatttacgtgaacccatttgattgggcatgatatttaaaaaagagtgaagacttttaaaacttgcaattcaaaataagtcttgaatatttgtgtggctttaaatcatatcataaagtaaatttatttccaaattaagaaagagataatttattttgacatggactaaaaaaaaattcacataaattgaaatatagAGAGTAGTATCTAAATTTCGTTCTTAGCTTGCTGGTTATATAAATTTGTCACGTTCTTTAAACCGCGCAAAGTACGGACAAATTTAgtagttttttttataaaataaaatattaagagTAGACAAGTCAAATAGTCTAGATGCAGAGAAAGAGAAAGCGAGCAGAAAATGACGTGCAGTGTAGATTTCTCATAATTTTCAAAGACGTGTGCTGATTTGGTTTGACTATAATTTCTTGGTCACCAAGGCCTGACAATTTTCTTGGTCACTAAGGCTTCAATTTTAAAACTCGCTTTCTTCTCGTCAATTATAGTGGTGTAAAGAGGTGgagttaaaatttaaaatttatggtatGAATTTattatcaaattcataaatcGTTTTAGTTATTGATTTACCgttaaataaatgatttttttaaaaataaatataaaatctaaaTAAAAATCAGTGAATATAACTCTACTctcgatagtgtatatatatatatagagagagagagagatatacATATAAAGACCGGATAGAGCTAACTGTGTGCTAGTGAGTGTGAGATAAGGCCTtcggttccaaatttgatttgaattaaataatttcatcaaaatggaagttaaaatatggAGATACCATACAATTTTAAACTTGCAATATTTTCATTTGCAATTATATTTGTATTGAGATGGGCATGGAGAATCTTGAGTTATTTGTGGTTCAAACCAaaagatttggagaaaaaacTAAGACAACAGGGTTTCAAAGGGAATTCATACAAGTTCTTGTTTGGGGATAtgaaagagatgaagaaaatgGGTGAAGAAACTATGTCCAAGCCTATCAGTTTCTCCCATGACATGATTTTGCCTAGAGTCAGCCCCTTCATCCACAAAACCATCACAAATTATGGTATGACTTTATAATTCCAatattcaactttttatttttaagttgatctaatagtataaatttttttcatACCATCACGATATAGAAGTTAAAttatgagtttaagttatatataccgTTAGTTTTAGGAATTTTTACGTCATCAAATCACCTTATAACTtgtcttattttcaaaattataaattCGACATTCTAGAAAGACTTACAGGTAGATATTCTTCTGAATGAGCTAATAACAGTGTAAAAAGTCTTCATATGCATTGACAATAGATATAACTTAAAACTCTTAGGTTCTACTTTTATATTAACattataagatttttttttaatttatactgtTCCTATAGTTTTACCTGTTTTTATAACTCATTTATTACTAAGTATCTTTTTATGAGAATCCCGGAAAATCAATGGCGCACTACTAGAAATTTAGTAAATAATAAGTCCAATCGTCTACCCTTCTCCATTAAATACCTTTTTCTCCACGACAAGGTTTGAATCCTTGACGTGCATATCAGACCTCCACGTCATGTGTTGTGTTCTTATCACTAGACCAAAGCCCTGACGGAAAGTCATTAACGATGTTTTGTAGGTTATCAATCCATGTCTTCCATACAAAAGTTACTTCGTAATTGTGTGTGATAGTGCAAAATTTCTTTCCACTCTTAAAATAAATCAGGAATTAAATTATGTCGTGTATAAATGTATAGTTCGAATCAAAAGCAACTAGATGATTTTGTTCAAATAATGTATATacattgatattttaatttgtaGGTAAGAATAGTTTTGTGTGGTTCGGGCCAAGACCAGCAGTCCTCATTACGGAGCCTGAACTTATAAAGGAGGTGTTGACGAAGAATTACGTATTTCAGAAGCCACGTGGCAATCCACTCACTAAGTTGATAGCAACTGGAATTGCAGACTATGAAGCAGATAAATGGGCTACACATAGAAAGCTTCTCAATCCTGCTTTTCACCTTGACAAGTTGAAGGTTTTAGTAATATCAAACTTATTcatatttattaatttcttgtattactatttattatttatctgtttcaatttgtttgttatAATTTAATTCAACACAAGGACGGAGGTAGGATGTTGTAAGCTACAATCCGACAAAATCTAATAACTTTagctaaaattttatatttgtgtTAAGAAGTTCATTAAACATATACGAATATTAAATTAGGATTCAATTGTTAGCATTTGAGGTCATTGTTCTTAAATTCAAGACATATAAAGTTCAAATCTTAGATTCGCCTCTAATTCAGAAGGAAATAAAGCCGTAACATTTGTATGGCAGCAaaacttttgatttttgttgttttacacttgtcataatatttgtgtgTATGTACAAGCTTCTTGTTAAGAATTATAAAAGtgtgtcattttttttcaacGACCAGTAAGGAAATAGTGCCAAGTAAACAGGGGAGTATTGGATTTTAACGtaactaatattataaaaaagaaaagattacaCTCACAATATACTTTAACATGTTGTAGCATGTTATGCCTGCGTTATTTTTAAGGTTATTAAGCTAGTTTTAATTATGAACAGTTATTCTTTAGGCGATCTGATAGTTCAAAAGTTTTTGAACGGTCAACTTCTAGAAGTTAAATTCTTATTGTTtagattttaagttatatacaccaTCAATGTAAGGTTTCTTACATCATCAGGTCGTTTTGACCTGTTTTAGTAGGTAATTTATCTTACTTTTAATAGTACAAATCTCCCATCTTAAGGAGGCTTACTTGTGATATCTCAGTGATCTAATAGTATAAAAGTTCTTTACACACCATGTATATAAGCTTAAACTCTATTGTTTATGTTTGGCAAACATAAGTTTGGATTCTTATTATAAAATGTGCAGCATATGCTACCTGCATTCAAATTGACTGCTACGGAGGTGTTGAGCAAATGGGAGAAAATTGTCTCCAGAGAAGGATCAGAGATAGATGTGTGGCCATATCTTCAAACTTTGACAAGTGATGCAATTTCAAGAACTGCTTTTGGCAGTAGCTatgaagaaggaagaaagatttttgaacTTCAAAAAGAACAACTTGAACTAATTTTAGAAGTGTCACGCACAATATACATCCCAGGATGGAGGTAGgattatttatttctttatgCATTCTAAAATAAATATGTTAGATAATCTTGCAATAATTTTTGAAACAGTACTAGATTTTATTGAAAACATTAACTCTTTTGAATTTCCAAATTgatttttgaatcttgaaaGTAATTTGAGATTCATTCTCAACATCCTATTTAACAAGTACATGAGCTTATTTATTAACTTTATCTTATGATGTTTTTTAGTTTAAATTCTTGTTGGATAAGTATAGAGGGTTGGTTTCTTTTAAAGGTATATTGATCAAAAGGTCAAATCTAGATTCAAGAATAGAAGAGTTCTTGAATACAACATTGTGGATGCGATCATAGCAACACTAAATGCACATGATCTTATCAGAACTCTAAAATTAAGCGTGTTTAGGCCAAAacaatactaggatgggtgactcCCTGAAAATTCCCTATGTTGCATccttcatttaatttttttttacaacatgTACAACTTAGTTGAATCCCAAAGATAGTATTATTATCATTCTGTTGTTTGCTTGTGGGCGTGTCTCCAAGTCTGTCCCGTTTcctatattttgattttctaatattatatttatcattGTTCTAACAAAAAAACCACTAGAATACTTCTCTCGTTTGCTACTTCGTACTAATTAAATTTCATGGAATTGTAGGTTTCTGCCAACTAAAAGGAACAAAAGGATGAAGCAAATCTTCAATGAAGTAAGATCCCTGGTATTAGGAATTATCAATAAAAGAATGAGGATGATTGAAGCTGGAGAATCACATGATGATTTATTGGGTATATTATTGGCATCCAATTTAAAAGAAATCCAACATGGGAATAAGAAATTTGGTATGAGCATTGATGAAGTGATTGAAGAGTGTAAGTTGTTCTACTTTGCTGGGCAAGAGACTACTGCAACTTTACTTGTATGGACAATGATTTTATTGTGCCAACATCCTAATTGGCAAGATCGAGCTAGAGAAGAAGTTTTACAAGTATTTGGGAGTAATGAAGTTGACTATGACAAGTTGAATCAGCTAAAAGTAGTAAGTATTGCCTACATgctcaattattttgaaccttTTTGTACTATGGTAGTGTTCGGGTCACTTTGCACGTATCTCGATCGAATACTTACTACCGTCATATATATCAGGAAACTCTATTAATGAAAGATTAggcagatgggaagaaatcccctagagtttttttttccccctattGGAATTTGAACTCTGGTCTCCTATGATTTTAACCCACTTCACTGACGATTAGGCCATAcccttgagttaattttatgaatCACCGGTCAACTTTCACTTTATTGCCCCGAAGTCAGTAAACTACTTTTTGTAATGAAAGTCAACTTTACTTAAGTATCACAAAAGTCTCCAAACTAATTTTTGTAACTAAAATGTCACCTAGCTTTGCGTAAATATCATAGAAAGCCAGTAGAAAACAAAGAAGACATGGCAACTGTGGACATAGTATTGTTCCTTTGTACTTCGGATTTAGCGAGTTTTTGTTAATTTTGCTGGTCACTTTCTGTATATACTTAGGAAAAGTGAGTAAGTTTTTTGTTACAACAAATATTCAGTATTCTTGGTGCAAATAAATATAATTGAGCCATCTTTCATGAAATTAACTTCAGTGCTGTAAATTCAGAATTTGTCTTTTATCTTCTAAAATAAATATGTTTTGATGGCCATAATATTAACTTGtgatctatttttatttttataggtgACTATGATCTTAAACGAGGTGTTAAGGTTGTATCCAGCGGGATATATGATTAATCGAATGGTACAAACAGAAACGAAGTTAGGTAATTTGTGTTTACCAGGTGGGGCGCAACTCTTGTTAGCAACAATATTATTGCATCATGACACTGAAATATGGGGAGATGATGCAATGGAGTTCAATCCAGAGAGATTTAGTGATGGAATATTAAAGGCAACAAAAGGACAACTTGTGTTCTTTCCATTTAGTTGGGGTCCAAGAATCTGTATTGGGCAAAACTTTGCTATGTTAGAGGCAAAAATGGCAATGGCTATGATCCTCAAACACTATGCATTTGAActctcttcatcttatgctcaTGCTCCTCATCCATTGTTGCTTCAACCTCAATATGGTGCTCATTTAGTTATGTACAAGTTGTAGAAATGGTCATGTATTGTCTTTTGAGTACAATAAGTTATAATTCATGTAACTAGATGTTTCAGGATTGGCACAGTAGCTATGTATAAGTGAGACATATATTGTTTTGTAAGAGTGGAGTActttttcataatattattagtGTATTTTTGTTTATGAGTTTCCTTTCCCATTCTTTTTGTGCCTTGTTTATCCTTTGTAttgttttatcttttcttcCCTTATACAATAAGATGATCGCAAGAGCCTAGCTAGTGTTGTTATTAAACGAAATCTTCATTAGGACAACTCGCAAGGTTATAAAAATACAATTCACATCGCAATGTCATGCTAACGAGtttaaatttcacttttttttttttttagttcgaATTTCATTTACCTCTTGATCGCTGTTACTTAGTCAAGCATTTTCTACAGACCTATTAAACTTCATCAAAATTGAATAAGGAAGttatttgaccaaaaaaaaagattggGTCAGCTAGTGTTAGTGGTTTTAGTCAAGTAGAGTTTGTTAAAATATTTGACgaaaataacaaaaacttaCTCCCCCGTTTTAATTTTTGTGGCACAGTTAGAATTTTAAGATTTAAACTTCTAACTTTGATCGTGAATCTGGACATAAaagctttaagttttttgaaatcaattttatatatttgaaaactacgtaaaaaatactatatcacaataattaacaacttaatATTTAAAAGGAATATAAAGAAAttctgataaaaaaaaatctaattaacTCTCGAAATTATAACTGTGTCACAAA contains:
- the LOC132049978 gene encoding cytochrome P450 CYP72A219-like; protein product: MEIPYNFKLAIFSFAIIFVLRWAWRILSYLWFKPKDLEKKLRQQGFKGNSYKFLFGDMKEMKKMGEETMSKPISFSHDMILPRVSPFIHKTITNYGKNSFVWFGPRPAVLITEPELIKEVLTKNYVFQKPRGNPLTKLIATGIADYEADKWATHRKLLNPAFHLDKLKHMLPAFKLTATEVLSKWEKIVSREGSEIDVWPYLQTLTSDAISRTAFGSSYEEGRKIFELQKEQLELILEVSRTIYIPGWRFLPTKRNKRMKQIFNEVRSLVLGIINKRMRMIEAGESHDDLLGILLASNLKEIQHGNKKFGMSIDEVIEECKLFYFAGQETTATLLVWTMILLCQHPNWQDRAREEVLQVFGSNEVDYDKLNQLKVVTMILNEVLRLYPAGYMINRMVQTETKLGNLCLPGGAQLLLATILLHHDTEIWGDDAMEFNPERFSDGILKATKGQLVFFPFSWGPRICIGQNFAMLEAKMAMAMILKHYAFELSSSYAHAPHPLLLQPQYGAHLVMYKL